TAAACCGCATGACAACAAGCTAACGACTGTGTTTAATTTCCTACAAGGGTGGGGAGACTGAAGATGCTTGGGCGTTACTTTGGTTGGGCAATGGTAAGCTGATTTACTTCTGGGGTGATGTTTGACTGTGCCGCTCTCCTCAGAGATGCATGCCAGAATTTATATCAATTCACAAGGTAGCTGAAGTGAAAGTGTTGTTGGATTACATATAGCCAATGAACAAATTAAgagaaatttgaaatttctatTAAGTAATTACTAAATTAAGCTTGTCATTGCTTTCTAGTGTAGAATTTTAGGCAATCAAAGGACTGCATTTTCAATGATTTAACATAATCAGTATGGGGATGTTAAAGGTTTACTAGTAtggttaggaaagaaaatatcAGTTAAGAGCATGCAAGCAAACCTAGGAGTGGCTGCAATGGAGGATAAAATAAGTAGGTGTCAATTGAAATGGTTCACCGAGAACTCTTCCAGTGATGCATCAATTAAAGATAAAACACCTAAATGGGATACCAAGAAGCAATGCCTGTTAGGAACTGGAATAAATTCTGATCATCAACTACATGTTGTCCATCCCATAGCTTTTTGCTGGCGTTTTGCAGTTGCAACTATTTCATGAGCATGAATTCTTTCTTTCGTCTTGCTTGATTGTCAGATACTGGGAAGCGTAGAAGGCGTTGTAGAACGCTAGTGATGCATAAGAAAAGGAGGAGACTATTGCCATTTCATCCCACAGAAGATCCTAAGCTGAGGCTGCAGCAGATGGGTTCCCTTGCTACTGCTTTAACAGCACTGCGCATGGAGTTCAGCAATGATCTTAGTTACATGCCTGGCATGGCCCCAAAGTCTGCCAATCAGGCCAGGTTTGAAAAGGGTGGCATGCAGGTTCACACTTCAATCTTCTCCTGACGTTTTCTTTTTCGGTCATCGGAATGTAcaagtatttttcttttttcattttaggaGTATTAAGTGTGTTGTAATTGGTTCTCCTATTAGGTTCTTTGTAAAGAAGACGCAGAAACATTAGAGCATTGCAAAGACATGTGCAGAAGAGGAGAATGGCCTCCACTTTCAGTAGTTTCTGATCCATGTGAAGGGtattttcaatttgaatttCTAGTTCTTGGAGGATTAGCTGGTTTTCTATGCTTCTTCTAACTTGAAAAGATCTTTTAATGTGTTGGTGCAGCTTCACAGTGGAGGCTGACAGTCACATAAAAGATATGACATTAATCACAGAATACACAGGCGACATTGATTACATTAAGAATAGGGAACATGATGATTGCGATAGTATGATGACCCTACTTTTAGCAAAAATCCCAGCTAATAGTCTAGTTATCTGCCCTGATAAACGGGGAAACATTGCTCGGTTCATCAATGGAATCAACAACCATACTCCGTAAGTCTCTCCTGCATATATAGTGATATTATATGTGTTCCAGTCTTAAACATATTTTCATACTCTTTCCAGTATGGTTATTCTAATggcatttatttttatattttattggcttttttttttcaacctcGGCTCGCAATGGAGTTGAATTTGTAGAATATTTGTATTTGGTAGCAATTTGTTCCTAACTGAGTATGTGCGAGCCTGTTGTGCCTTAAAATATCTCTTTGTTGCAGGGAGGGTAGGAagaaacaaaatctaaaatgCGTCAGGTACAACGTGAATGGCGAATGCCGTGTCCTACTGGTGGCTATACGTGATATTGCTAAGGGGGAGAGGCTATACTATGACTACAATGGATATGAGCATGAATATCCAACTCATCATTTTGTTTGAGTGTCTCTATTACTCCAGCCTTTGGATCCAAGAAGTCTTTGAAATTTAGAGTTTAAATCTGGATCCCTTGGGATTGATTTTGACTCCAGTATCTGATTCTTTCTTGGCTTACTCATTGTTTTTCTGAATCAGCATGATTCATTCACTGATTATATTTTTCCGGAAAACATTCTATTTGTAGTGGCCCATTCTTGGCTAGAGTAGGACTGACAAGGAGAGTTTTCTTCAGTGCTAGTAAAGAAAAGAATaaccttttttatattttttttcaattctatGGAGTTTAGTTCCTGGAAACTCTGTCTTTTTCAAGACATAGTTGTCAATTTGAGATCACATTTTGTCAAGTAGCCATTGGACTTGCTTCCATAATTACATTTACTCTTAAAATGTAAGAAGCATTTCTTTCCCTTCTGCTTGTCCCATATTTCTGCTGCTCCACCAATTTGGACTCTAATTTTGACCTCCCATTGTGAAATTAGAGTTTGATACACGGTTCTGTAGTATCTATATGGAAATACCTTTGCAGAGATCTTTGTCAGAGCACACAGGACTCTCATCCTCAAAGCTCAAACATGCTTAGTCACCAGAAAATTGGGATTCACATAGGTGCTTTATAAGGTAAAAGTTCGTACTCTATAATTTAGTTTTTAATGAACTATGAAATCTGTGTTATCTTATTAtaagtttttctttcattccaCTTCCTGAAAGTTCTTGCTCTctaattcagtttttaatttGCTTTTGCTTTTAACTTACTTGGATTCACTAATTAATGTATATTACTTGTAAAGGGCTAGCTGGTTCAGCTAGTAAAGTTTATTGCATGTTGTTGCCAAGACCTGGGATCAAGTCCCTCCTTCACATTAACCTCTATCagacaaaaatatatattactTGTCGATTAAAATATTATGGCAGACTGTATATAAATTGGAATATGAGGGGTTAGTCCCTGCAAAGTGTTTGCAGATGATTCTGAAGTATGAACCTCAAACTTTCTTGGGGAAGAAATCTGTTGAAAAAATATTTATCTTCCATGATTGTTTTGCTATAGCTAACAGAGCAGTTCCCTTTGACAATTTCTTTTTCCAGCTGGGAGACTTCAGCTCAAGATTTCAAAGCAAGCCATGAGAGAGTATAGGTAACAGCTTATGATTTGTTCATATATCTTTTATTGCACTCCTGAAATTAACAAGAAAAATTTACATTCATTCTTCATAACAGGAAGTTCTAATGGGTGGAGATGGGGGAACATCTGAGCTCATCCTTCTTGTGTTGGAACTCTTGGAAGAAATAAGGAATATTGCTTATATGCAAATATGCGAATCTTAGAAACTACATCAGCTAGTGTTCCAGAATGAATTGGGATAGTTCAACTTTCACCATCAAGATTCTGAATTGGCCATTGCAATTCATTTAATCAGCACTGCATGGTAAACATTTATAGAGATCGGAATGCCTGGAGTAAGATGTGTAGTAATTGAATCAAGGACAGGTTTCCATTGTAAAATTTATTTGAGAAAGTCAGATATAAGATTTGGCTTTGTGCTATTTAGTATTTCCAAAATTCTTCACCATTCAGCGGAATACATCGGGATTGGCCATGTCAAGATAATGAAGATTCTATGACTTGAGTATCAGAGGTTGGTTTTTCCTTGATTTGAAGGATTTAATATGTTGCAGTATATGCTGTAAAGAGATGGGGAAATTTTTGTAGTTACTTGGTAGACGTTCTGCCAAGAAATCTGAATTTGCTGACCAAACAAACCCTCAAATGAGAGGTGTCAACTTATATATTCGTTACTTCTATATCAAGAAGGATGAACTGTGTAATTAACTTTGACTGTATTTTTTGTATCTTTTCCTTGGATAGAACACCCGTCACCCCACTTCCTATCCCAGAAGAATCTGTCTCCAGAGAATTTGAATAGCAAAATTTGTCCGTTTTCATTCATTCCATACTTGCAGGAGGTTGTGTGCAACTCGGCCATTGAAGGAACTAAGTTTCATTGTAATACACATTTTATGGAAGAATTTCATAGATGTGTCTTTCTATTGGATACTGTGAATTAATATTTCATGTCACAACCTTCACCttaaagaaggaaataacaaaTGGCCTTGCTTCAGCTCTTTGTgattcctccctctctctctcttgcaaaatatatatatatatatagtccttttataacatataatttttttccaaCGAGGGTAATAGTGTTATTTCAAATGTATATTTGAGAAATGTACATGACAAATACATCTTCTGATAACGATATAATggtgtcattttcaaattattttttcaaaatcttttACACCATTGTCTTAAACAATTTTGGGGAATAAGATAGGGGGCAATTAAATGAAGGTGTCAAGGTCTAAATGCACCTATAGAAGTGTCATTCAcactccatatatatatatgtatgtatgtatgtatgtatatatatatggtaatagagagagagagagagagagagagagatgtggttAGATTATATGGTAATTCTGATCCTTAGACCTAATTCAATTATATACCTTCCTGTGTATTGGTATGCATCCATGTATTTTTTAGTTGTCCATGTGTGCCCATGGACCCTTTTGTGGTCCCTAGATTTTCagagttttattgttatttagCAACTCTGGTTTCGGCTTAAACTTGACGAATAGGCTGGGGACAATGAGATCGTCCTGTCCACAAAGTTTCAACTCCATCTGATTTGTCACATGGCAGAAACTTGGGCCTATCAGGATGGTTCAGTTTGACTTGAGCAGACCAACTCTGTTTTTGTACCAGTTAACGTGGCTACTAAGGGGGTTATGAAAATGAAATTGGGAGAGAAATGCTCTAAACTATAATGTGGATGGATTTGATAACCTTCAAAATTTTGTTGAGCAACTATGGCCCCTCTTGAATATAACTTTATTGTGGAAATCACATATCATTTTGTCTTTGGCTGTAACATTTCTTGAATATTGTCTGTTCTCATTACAAAAGGGTGATGTCCTTGGATTGATATTGTTAAATTGTCCCATCATTTCTTGTTTTTGTATTCATCTGTTTATGTTAAAATCAATGACACAGGTTGGATCTCTGTCCTTCATAGTTAAGTAATTGCAAGGCTAAGCTAACATGGTTTTGAGCTCAATCTAATACATATTCTAAAGGAAGTTGGTCTTGTTAAGTTCTTTACCTGCCCAATGCTCTGCCAGTTATTGCTTTCTTTGTGAGAAAACGTAAAGCAGGATCCATGTGGCCATCCGAATTTAGTTGGGTGCAGGCTCACTTGAAAAGTACTTGTAGgtttatgtatatatttatagtGGACTGGTTTCTGCTTCTAGAATCCATGCCAGACCTATTCTATAAGCCGTGCTAATGCGAAAGCCCCTCAATGACTTCTCTGCCTGCATCCCTAGTGGAATCAAATAAACCTAAAGAAAACCTGGGGATACTGTACAGTTGCCATGATTCTAAATACAAGGTTCTGTTCTATATTCATGTTTTAGCTGCTGACCTACTTACACTACTCATGTTGAAGACTTAAAAGAGTTGCTTCTTTTTTAGAATGTTGCTGCTTCATTATGCAAACATCATCAAGATTCTGACTTCTACGAAAAGCCCTTAGAAAGGATGTGCAGAGGTTGGTGTAAAGCTTTTCAACAAGAAGACTGGATGactgttttcatttatttagtCTATGTTTCGTTGCCACTTGAAAGAAACCATTTCATTTTGGTTTCCTAAAATTAGAATGCACTAGTTCATTCTTCAAGATAAAATGATCTTGAATCATCAGTGGTaagatattttttcttttattatagaAGACATGAGATCAATGTAGGCTTTCACTTAATGATCTTATTTATTCTCTTTCCAATGAGGCTGTGAGGTGAATATTTGTGCACTCAGATACTTTGGAAAACCCAACATTAAATGGTTCCATTCCAGTCACCATCTAGCACCGAGAATATGTTTATTGTTCTTGAGAAACTAATGATGTTTTGCTGTTTGTAGAAGGCTAGATTATGGTATGATTGTTAGGTTTGAAGTCTCtgaagaccaaaaaaaaattaaaaagcagAGGATGCTGATAGTTTTCCTTATTTTTAGTAGACAACTACTTTATGATTAGTCAAAGGTTTGTTTGACAGCAATGATAATTCAGTTAACACTAGGCCTTTGTCTTTTGTAGCTGTAAGGAATGAAAACTAATATGATCTACAAACTAAGGTTTTGTATACCAACtgaatatgggaaaaagaaaatggttATTCTTGGTAGATTCTCGGACCATGTTTGGATTGTACATAGGTTTCTGTACAGATATGGTGGTTGCAGACAATAATCAGGTGAAGATGGTGAAAAGATAATAGTACTGAAGATATACAATGGCATTCAATAATCGGGAAGTGAAACTCCCTTGCTGATATAGAATTTGAGAAAAATACTGCTAAATGCTTCAGAATATAACTGCTGTTGTAATCATAATTTTCCCCTTCAATCAATAAAATAGTTTTATGTGATTGATATGGTTCTTTTAAatcctaacccccccccccattcaaTAAGGTAGATTATTTGACTTGGTTTTGCTTTTTGATTCTTTCTTTTCGAGTTGGTTATGCACTTTGTTTTCACATGGTGGTGTCAATACTTGGTTTCTTCATTCTAAAAATATTTATCCCCTTAATTCTAATCTTTAATCTGAATGACAATATCGACAAAAACTTCATCGAGGGTTAACATAAATAATGGCCCCCTCTGCTTTCTTGTTTCAGTTAGCTGTGTGACTCCC
The sequence above is a segment of the Telopea speciosissima isolate NSW1024214 ecotype Mountain lineage chromosome 7, Tspe_v1, whole genome shotgun sequence genome. Coding sequences within it:
- the LOC122670125 gene encoding probable Histone-lysine N-methyltransferase ATXR5, which translates into the protein MAPSQKIFSFKGSVTKRTEAPRCPSLSPPLKKFKSLNEILDTAPYAVIDRDYSDVGCEECGSGDRAEEMLLCDKCDKGFHMFCLRPIVVRIPIGPWFCHPCSGHNRLRRFPLKQTKIVDFFRIQKCSGTADKCASPQDTGKRRRRCRTLVMHKKRRRLLPFHPTEDPKLRLQQMGSLATALTALRMEFSNDLSYMPGMAPKSANQARFEKGGMQVLCKEDAETLEHCKDMCRRGEWPPLSVVSDPCEGFTVEADSHIKDMTLITEYTGDIDYIKNREHDDCDSMMTLLLAKIPANSLVICPDKRGNIARFINGINNHTPEGRKKQNLKCVRYNVNGECRVLLVAIRDIAKGERLYYDYNGYEHEYPTHHFV